The Leucobacter sp. UCMA 4100 genome window below encodes:
- a CDS encoding HPP family protein, translating to MHSSSTDFDQQQATPGVKRWARRAAQPKLPWHTILAASLAGSLTIGILGLAGDVAEIPLLIAAFGSSCVLIFLLPEAPLSQPANVVGGHSIAAAAGLAMHSVLPAAWWSIGLAVGLAMALMATTRLIHPPAGGTPIAIMLTHEGWSYLFVPVLLGAVVLSACGLAYRFIVKRCQQPRVAKITVE from the coding sequence ATGCATTCTTCATCAACCGACTTCGACCAGCAGCAGGCCACTCCCGGCGTAAAACGGTGGGCGCGCAGGGCCGCCCAACCCAAACTGCCCTGGCACACCATTCTCGCGGCGTCGCTCGCGGGCTCACTCACGATCGGCATTCTGGGCCTAGCCGGCGACGTTGCGGAGATCCCGCTGCTCATTGCCGCCTTCGGGTCGTCGTGCGTGCTCATTTTTCTGCTTCCCGAAGCGCCACTCTCACAGCCAGCAAACGTCGTTGGTGGGCACAGCATCGCCGCCGCGGCTGGTCTCGCAATGCATTCGGTACTGCCGGCCGCCTGGTGGAGCATCGGCCTCGCGGTCGGGCTTGCGATGGCCCTCATGGCCACGACTCGACTCATTCACCCGCCGGCTGGCGGAACCCCGATCGCGATCATGCTCACCCACGAGGGGTGGAGCTACCTCTTCGTTCCCGTGCTGCTCGGTGCGGTCGTTTTGAGCGCCTGCGGCCTCGCGTATCGATTCATCGTGAAGCGTTGCCAGCAGCCGCGCGTCGCAAAGATCACCGTAGAATAG
- a CDS encoding NAD-dependent formate dehydrogenase, protein MAKILIVLYPDPETGYPPQYARDTVPVIESYPGGATLPSPKAIDFVAGELVGSVSGNLGLTDWLEREGHTVVVTTDKEGADSVFERELPDTDIVISQPFWPAYLTEERIARADKLSLVITAGIGSDHTDLAAANARGITVAEVTYSNSISVAEHTVMQVLVLVRDFVKQHEIAANGGWNIADAVSRSYDLEGMRVGIFAAGRIGRAVIERLAPFGVKLSYTDRFRLPAEYEKQYGLTYVESIKELVTQVDVLTVHAPLTDETRGLLNAELLATMPRGAYIVNPARGAIADRDAIVNALESGQLAGYAGDVWDPQPAPADHPWRTMPHNAMTTHTSGTSLSAQARYAAGTREILESWFDGKPLRDEYIIIEGGNYRGTGAHSYAAKPTHYTEQ, encoded by the coding sequence ATGGCTAAGATTCTCATCGTTTTGTACCCGGATCCAGAGACCGGCTACCCGCCACAGTACGCACGCGACACCGTGCCCGTCATCGAAAGCTACCCGGGCGGAGCAACGCTGCCAAGCCCCAAGGCCATCGACTTCGTTGCGGGTGAGCTCGTCGGTAGCGTTTCTGGCAACCTCGGGTTGACCGACTGGCTTGAGCGCGAGGGGCACACCGTCGTCGTGACGACCGACAAGGAGGGCGCCGACTCGGTGTTTGAGCGCGAACTGCCCGACACCGACATCGTGATCTCACAGCCATTCTGGCCCGCGTACCTCACCGAAGAACGCATCGCACGCGCAGACAAGCTGAGCCTCGTCATCACCGCGGGCATCGGCTCAGACCACACCGACCTCGCCGCCGCCAACGCCCGAGGCATCACCGTTGCCGAGGTCACCTACAGTAACAGCATCAGCGTCGCAGAGCACACGGTCATGCAGGTACTCGTGCTTGTGCGTGACTTCGTCAAGCAACACGAGATCGCGGCAAACGGCGGCTGGAACATCGCCGACGCCGTCTCGCGCTCATACGATCTCGAGGGCATGCGAGTGGGCATCTTCGCCGCTGGCCGCATCGGCAGGGCAGTGATCGAGCGCCTCGCGCCGTTCGGCGTCAAGCTCAGCTACACCGACCGTTTTCGCTTGCCCGCCGAGTACGAGAAGCAGTACGGTCTCACCTACGTCGAGAGCATCAAAGAACTCGTCACGCAGGTCGACGTGCTCACGGTACACGCGCCGCTCACCGATGAGACCCGAGGGCTCCTGAATGCCGAACTGCTCGCAACCATGCCGCGCGGGGCATACATCGTGAACCCGGCGCGTGGCGCAATCGCCGATCGAGACGCGATCGTCAACGCGCTTGAGAGCGGGCAATTGGCCGGGTACGCGGGCGACGTGTGGGATCCGCAGCCGGCTCCGGCCGACCACCCGTGGCGCACCATGCCACACAACGCGATGACGACCCACACTTCAGGAACCTCGCTTTCGGCGCAGGCTCGCTACGCGGCAGGCACCCGTGAAATTCTCGAGTCGTGGTTTGACGGCAAACCGCTGCGTGACGAATACATCATCATCGAGGGCGGCAACTACCGCGGCACGGGCGCGCACTCGTACGCTGCCAAGCCGACCCACTACACCGAACAGTAA
- a CDS encoding DUF7832 domain-containing protein, with the protein MTIFDRALWHSEGDYPDDLAPERAATHIGMYLAWCAEQRLSRPLAGETARDLSERRLTPAAFAENAGNEAVDAALLTTEGEAFTEDYYDNDGDETRPSYLDDYIDVFWDDGETIYHVADTWQNYARITPLLTRRLAEWRAERPSSAVVNEAGL; encoded by the coding sequence ATGACGATCTTCGACAGAGCACTGTGGCACAGCGAGGGCGATTACCCCGACGATCTCGCGCCCGAACGCGCGGCAACGCACATCGGTATGTACCTCGCGTGGTGCGCTGAGCAGCGGCTTAGTAGGCCGTTGGCAGGGGAGACCGCACGTGACCTTTCTGAGCGACGACTCACCCCGGCAGCGTTTGCCGAGAACGCGGGCAATGAGGCGGTTGATGCCGCGTTGCTCACTACCGAGGGCGAAGCGTTCACCGAGGACTACTACGACAACGACGGAGACGAGACGCGGCCGTCATACCTCGACGACTACATCGACGTATTTTGGGACGATGGTGAGACGATTTATCATGTTGCCGACACCTGGCAGAATTACGCACGCATCACGCCGCTGCTCACGCGCAGGCTCGCTGAGTGGCGGGCCGAGCGGCCGTCATCAGCCGTGGTGAACGAAGCAGGTCTCTGA
- a CDS encoding SDR family NAD(P)-dependent oxidoreductase — protein sequence MTPSTQPRTIIITGGTRGIGRAVALRMAEPGRTLVLGYAGDDEAAAATKREVEAFGATCVTVRSDVTSTKGVEALFDAAAAAGVASGNPIDAVVSNAGATLHIGPLADTPADVIRRVVDLNLTSALLVAKRAAQVLVEGGVLVNLSSAAALSGAPGEYVHYAAAKAGVDALTKGLAAELAPQGVRVVGVSPGTVNTRIHADAGDEGRLERAAGRHPMGRVGEPEEVAAAVAFALSPGASFISGTTIGVTGGR from the coding sequence ATGACCCCGAGCACCCAACCACGCACCATCATCATCACCGGCGGAACCCGCGGCATTGGCCGGGCCGTCGCGCTTCGCATGGCTGAGCCCGGCAGAACACTCGTGCTCGGTTACGCCGGTGATGATGAGGCAGCCGCCGCAACGAAACGTGAGGTCGAAGCATTTGGCGCAACGTGTGTGACGGTGCGCTCTGATGTCACGAGCACCAAGGGGGTCGAGGCTCTCTTTGACGCGGCAGCGGCGGCTGGCGTGGCGAGTGGCAACCCCATCGACGCCGTCGTGAGTAACGCCGGCGCGACGCTGCACATTGGGCCGCTCGCAGATACGCCGGCCGACGTCATTCGCCGAGTTGTCGACCTGAACCTCACGTCAGCCCTCCTCGTCGCGAAGCGTGCCGCGCAGGTGCTCGTCGAGGGCGGTGTTCTCGTCAACCTTTCGTCGGCTGCCGCGCTCAGCGGCGCTCCTGGCGAATACGTGCACTATGCCGCGGCAAAGGCCGGCGTTGACGCCCTCACCAAGGGCCTCGCAGCAGAGCTTGCGCCACAGGGCGTGCGAGTCGTCGGCGTCTCCCCCGGCACCGTGAACACTCGCATTCACGCCGACGCAGGCGACGAGGGACGCCTCGAGCGGGCTGCCGGGCGACACCCGATGGGCCGCGTTGGCGAACCCGAAGAGGTCGCGGCTGCCGTCGCATTCGCGCTCTCCCCCGGCGCAAGTTTTATTAGCGGCACGACGATCGGGGTGACCGGCGGCAGATGA
- a CDS encoding exonuclease domain-containing protein produces MRDSLPLWAEQIAVFDTETTGVSTQHSRIVTASIGLLNGEDVVERYDWMLDPGVEIPDPAFQVHGISTEMARESGTQADVGVRQIIEQLQAMLSRGIPLVIFNAPYDLTLLSYEAERYGIAFPEAITPVLDPLILDKQLDRYRKGKRTLIAASEHYGVDLSQAHDAGADAIAAGKVMQAIASKYASSLPDDLDTLHQNQVSWAAAQAENFEQFMRSKRDPSFTADRRWPLQR; encoded by the coding sequence ATGCGCGACTCCCTGCCCCTCTGGGCCGAACAGATTGCCGTTTTCGACACCGAGACGACTGGCGTTTCTACACAGCACTCGCGCATCGTCACCGCGAGCATCGGGCTTCTGAACGGCGAAGACGTCGTCGAGCGCTACGACTGGATGCTTGACCCCGGTGTCGAGATTCCCGACCCGGCGTTTCAGGTGCACGGTATCTCGACCGAGATGGCGCGCGAAAGCGGCACGCAGGCCGACGTTGGCGTGCGCCAGATCATTGAGCAGCTCCAGGCGATGCTCTCGCGCGGCATTCCGCTCGTCATTTTCAACGCACCCTACGATCTGACGTTGCTCTCGTACGAGGCAGAGCGGTATGGCATCGCGTTTCCCGAGGCGATCACTCCCGTACTCGATCCGCTCATTCTCGATAAGCAGCTCGACCGGTACAGAAAGGGCAAGCGCACGCTGATCGCCGCAAGCGAGCACTATGGCGTTGACCTCTCGCAGGCCCACGATGCCGGCGCCGACGCGATCGCGGCGGGCAAAGTGATGCAGGCTATCGCGTCGAAGTACGCCTCTTCCCTGCCCGACGATCTCGATACGCTGCACCAGAATCAGGTTTCGTGGGCAGCAGCGCAGGCCGAGAACTTCGAGCAGTTCATGCGTTCAAAGCGTGACCCAAGCTTTACCGCAGATCGCCGCTGGCCTCTTCAACGATAG
- a CDS encoding TrmH family RNA methyltransferase translates to MLIHIDDASDERLSDYTSLTDVELRKSREADEGLYLAESPKVIRRAIAAGHRPRSFLVTEAWIDTLSDEIALFPDVPVYRANEATIETLTGFHLHRGAMVSMHRPAPRDPLEVMRDARTVVVLDGLADHTNVGAIFRSCASLGADAVLLSPSCADPLYRRAVRVSMGAVLQVPWARLPRWQEAGPMLREAGFHIAALGLNDDAVDLKDFCRDRPEKLALVFGAEGPGLSRQALGAAESVVTIPMDHGVDSLNVATAAAITLWAVRSAAGGEAGEPRAL, encoded by the coding sequence ATGCTCATTCACATTGACGATGCGAGCGACGAGCGCCTCAGCGATTACACCTCGCTCACCGATGTTGAGCTTCGCAAGTCACGCGAGGCCGATGAGGGGCTCTACCTGGCCGAGTCGCCCAAGGTGATTCGACGCGCTATCGCGGCGGGCCATCGGCCCCGCTCATTTCTCGTGACCGAGGCGTGGATCGACACGCTTTCCGACGAGATCGCCTTATTTCCTGACGTCCCCGTATACCGCGCGAACGAGGCGACGATCGAGACGCTCACTGGGTTTCATCTGCACCGCGGCGCGATGGTCTCGATGCATCGACCGGCTCCGCGCGATCCGCTCGAGGTCATGCGCGATGCCCGCACGGTCGTCGTGCTTGACGGCCTCGCTGACCACACAAACGTCGGAGCGATTTTTCGCTCGTGCGCATCGCTCGGAGCCGACGCGGTGCTGCTCTCGCCCTCGTGCGCCGATCCGCTGTATCGCCGCGCCGTGCGCGTGAGCATGGGAGCCGTGCTGCAGGTTCCGTGGGCGCGGCTGCCACGCTGGCAGGAGGCGGGCCCGATGCTGCGCGAGGCGGGCTTTCACATCGCGGCGCTCGGGCTCAACGACGATGCCGTCGACCTCAAAGACTTTTGCCGGGACCGGCCCGAGAAGCTCGCGCTCGTGTTCGGCGCCGAGGGGCCCGGGCTCAGCCGCCAGGCGCTTGGCGCGGCCGAGAGCGTCGTGACGATTCCGATGGATCACGGCGTCGATTCGCTGAACGTCGCGACGGCGGCCGCGATCACGCTATGGGCGGTTCGCTCGGCGGCTGGCGGCGAGGCTGGTGAGCCTCGGGCGCTGTAG
- the ilvD gene encoding dihydroxy-acid dehydratase gives MPAYRSFTVTHGRNMAGARALLRAAGVPGADIGRKPIIAVANSFTEFVPGHTHLAPVGRIVSDAITKAGGIPREFNTIAVDDGIAMGHGGMLYSLPSRDIIADSVEYMVNAHCADAIVCISNCDKITPGMLLAALRLNIPVVFVSGGPMESGRATLANGMVRTLDLVDAISDAVNDNISDEDLLRIEESACPTCGSCSGMFTANSMNCLVEAIGLALPGNGSVLATHTARRALYEKAGELIVDITRRHYDDDDYSLLPRNIATQEAFENAMALDIAMGGSTNTILHLLAAAHEAGVPFGLNEIDAVSRRVPCLAKVAPNVANGRTYYMEDVHRAGGIPALLGELRRGGLLNEGVHTIHSKTLGEWLDEWDVRGGTASEEAIDLWHAAPGGIRSSTAFSQSERWETLDTDVAGGCIHDVEHAYSKDGGLAVLRGNIAVDGAVVKTAGVDESIWKFSGPAVVCDSQEEAVEKILNKQVGEGDVVVIRYEGPKGGPGMQEMLHPTSFLKGRGLGKKCALITDGRFSGGTSGLSIGHISPEAAAGGLIALVKDGDTVSIDIPSRSLTLDVDNAELERRRAELEASGGYKPANRERPVTDALRAYAHFAQSADKGAVRIVP, from the coding sequence ATGCCTGCATACCGCTCATTTACCGTTACCCATGGCCGCAATATGGCTGGCGCCCGCGCACTGCTGCGTGCCGCCGGCGTTCCCGGCGCCGACATTGGCCGCAAGCCAATCATCGCAGTCGCCAACTCGTTCACCGAGTTCGTGCCCGGCCACACCCACCTCGCCCCCGTCGGCCGCATCGTCTCTGACGCGATCACGAAGGCTGGCGGTATTCCGCGCGAGTTCAACACGATCGCGGTCGACGATGGCATCGCGATGGGTCACGGCGGCATGCTGTACTCGCTCCCCTCACGCGACATCATTGCCGACTCGGTCGAGTACATGGTCAACGCGCACTGCGCCGACGCAATCGTGTGCATCTCGAACTGCGACAAGATCACGCCGGGTATGCTGCTCGCGGCGTTGCGCCTCAACATTCCCGTGGTGTTCGTCTCGGGCGGCCCCATGGAATCGGGTCGTGCAACGCTCGCAAACGGCATGGTGCGCACCCTCGACCTCGTCGATGCGATCTCAGACGCGGTCAACGACAATATCTCAGACGAAGATCTCTTGCGCATTGAAGAGTCGGCCTGCCCCACGTGCGGCTCATGCTCTGGCATGTTCACCGCGAACTCGATGAACTGCCTCGTCGAGGCGATTGGTCTCGCGCTGCCCGGCAACGGCTCGGTGCTCGCGACCCACACCGCCCGCCGCGCCCTCTATGAGAAGGCCGGCGAGCTCATCGTTGACATCACGCGCCGTCACTACGACGACGATGACTACTCACTCCTTCCCCGCAACATCGCGACGCAGGAGGCCTTCGAGAACGCGATGGCCCTCGACATTGCCATGGGCGGATCAACGAACACCATTCTGCACCTGCTCGCAGCGGCGCACGAGGCCGGGGTTCCCTTCGGTCTCAACGAGATCGATGCCGTCTCGCGGCGCGTTCCTTGCCTCGCGAAGGTCGCCCCGAACGTTGCCAACGGCCGCACCTACTACATGGAAGACGTGCACCGTGCTGGCGGCATTCCCGCACTGCTTGGTGAGTTGCGTCGCGGAGGCCTGCTCAACGAGGGCGTGCACACGATCCACTCGAAAACACTCGGCGAGTGGCTTGACGAGTGGGATGTGCGCGGTGGCACGGCCTCAGAAGAAGCCATCGACCTCTGGCACGCCGCTCCAGGCGGCATTCGCTCGTCTACCGCGTTCTCGCAGTCTGAGCGGTGGGAGACCCTCGACACCGACGTCGCGGGCGGTTGCATTCACGACGTCGAGCACGCCTACTCGAAAGACGGCGGCCTCGCCGTGCTGCGCGGCAACATCGCCGTCGACGGTGCGGTCGTGAAGACCGCCGGCGTTGACGAATCAATCTGGAAGTTTTCGGGCCCGGCCGTCGTGTGCGACTCCCAAGAAGAAGCGGTCGAGAAGATCCTCAACAAGCAGGTCGGCGAGGGCGACGTTGTCGTCATTCGCTACGAGGGACCAAAGGGTGGCCCCGGCATGCAAGAGATGCTGCACCCGACCTCGTTCCTCAAGGGCCGCGGCCTCGGCAAGAAGTGCGCGCTCATCACCGATGGTCGCTTCTCGGGCGGCACCTCGGGGCTCTCGATCGGGCACATCTCACCGGAGGCTGCCGCTGGCGGACTCATCGCGCTCGTAAAGGACGGCGATACCGTCTCGATCGACATTCCATCGCGTTCACTCACGCTCGACGTCGATAATGCTGAGCTCGAGCGCCGCCGCGCCGAGCTCGAAGCCTCAGGTGGGTACAAGCCCGCGAACCGCGAGCGTCCCGTCACTGATGCGCTGCGCGCCTACGCGCACTTCGCGCAGTCGGCCGACAAGGGCGCGGTGCGCATCGTTCCCTAG
- a CDS encoding type B 50S ribosomal protein L31, translating to MKTEIHPEYKAIVFRDLASGTTFLTRSTLSSDKTIELDGATYPVIDVEISSESHPFYTGKQRILDSAGRVEKFNKRFKGFGA from the coding sequence ATGAAGACCGAAATCCACCCAGAGTACAAGGCAATCGTGTTCCGCGACCTCGCGTCAGGCACGACCTTTCTGACCCGCTCAACCCTGTCGAGCGACAAGACCATCGAACTTGACGGCGCAACCTACCCGGTCATCGACGTTGAGATCTCGAGCGAGTCACACCCGTTCTACACGGGCAAGCAGCGCATCCTCGACTCGGCTGGCCGCGTCGAGAAGTTCAACAAGCGCTTCAAGGGCTTCGGCGCGTAA
- a CDS encoding ABC transporter ATP-binding protein translates to MSTVLQFDNVSFVRDGRPILDEVNWKVDDSERWVVLGSNGAGKTTALKLATGHEYPTKGTVDILDQRLGRVDVFELRTRIGFAASAQARRIPAGETVLNTVLTAAYAVEGRWNEEYDDLDVRQARRVLGEWNLDHLADRTFGTLSDGERKRVLIARATMTDPELLLLDEPSASLDLGSRENLISMLSGYAQSPVSPAMIMVTHHVEEVPPGFTHVLMLNEGKVTAQGPIAETLTAENLEATFGMPFLLAELHGRYHAVAKPH, encoded by the coding sequence ATGAGTACAGTGCTGCAGTTTGACAACGTATCGTTTGTTCGAGACGGTCGCCCGATTCTCGACGAGGTCAACTGGAAGGTTGATGACTCTGAGCGCTGGGTCGTGCTCGGCTCGAATGGTGCGGGCAAAACGACGGCACTGAAGCTCGCAACCGGCCACGAATACCCCACGAAGGGCACCGTCGATATTCTCGATCAGCGGCTCGGTCGAGTCGATGTTTTTGAGCTCCGCACTCGCATTGGCTTCGCTGCCTCGGCTCAGGCCAGGCGCATTCCCGCCGGCGAGACGGTACTCAATACGGTGCTCACGGCCGCGTACGCGGTCGAGGGGCGCTGGAACGAGGAGTACGACGACCTCGATGTGCGCCAGGCACGTCGTGTGCTCGGCGAGTGGAATCTCGACCATCTCGCTGATCGTACGTTCGGCACGCTGAGCGATGGCGAGCGTAAGCGCGTACTCATCGCCCGGGCAACCATGACCGACCCGGAGCTGCTGCTGCTTGATGAGCCGAGCGCGAGTCTCGACCTTGGTTCACGCGAGAATCTCATCTCGATGCTCTCGGGCTACGCCCAGTCGCCCGTGTCGCCCGCGATGATCATGGTGACACACCACGTCGAAGAGGTTCCACCAGGGTTCACGCACGTGCTCATGCTCAACGAGGGCAAGGTGACGGCCCAGGGGCCGATCGCCGAAACGCTCACGGCCGAGAATCTCGAGGCAACGTTCGGCATGCCGTTCCTGCTTGCCGAGCTTCACGGTCGATACCACGCCGTGGCAAAACCGCATTAA
- a CDS encoding alpha/beta fold hydrolase, with translation MLSGVRHDVTLRGVAGDPRTTAYWEYGDPDGVPLLLVHGFRGDHHGLEGIAKAITGARVIVPDLPGFGESERLPVEHDLAGYSLWLREFQREVLPGPFALLGHSFGSLVVSRAVSDGLDPQTLTLVNPISAPALEGPRGVLTKLAIFYYKAGAKLPAPIADQLLRNPIIVRVMSEAMAKTRDRALRAWIHDQHARYFSTYTDRDSLLESFTASVSNTVTSMSAAFTMPTQIIAGEIDDITPLEEQLRLANSVGAREFHVIARSGHLVHYEATQETADLVSRFVAGEAA, from the coding sequence ATGCTTTCTGGTGTGCGACACGACGTGACTCTGCGGGGGGTTGCGGGTGACCCTCGCACCACCGCCTACTGGGAGTACGGCGATCCCGACGGCGTGCCCCTGCTGCTCGTGCATGGCTTTCGTGGCGACCACCACGGTCTCGAGGGTATCGCGAAGGCGATCACCGGGGCCCGCGTCATCGTGCCCGATCTTCCTGGCTTCGGCGAGAGCGAACGCCTTCCAGTCGAACACGACCTTGCAGGCTACTCGCTCTGGCTGCGTGAGTTTCAGCGCGAGGTGCTGCCAGGCCCATTTGCGTTGCTCGGTCATTCGTTCGGTTCGCTCGTTGTTTCCCGTGCCGTGTCTGACGGGCTTGACCCCCAAACGCTCACCCTCGTGAACCCGATTAGCGCACCAGCGCTCGAGGGGCCGCGAGGCGTTCTGACGAAGCTTGCGATTTTCTACTACAAGGCGGGGGCAAAACTGCCGGCACCCATCGCCGACCAGCTCCTGCGCAACCCCATCATTGTTCGGGTTATGAGTGAGGCCATGGCGAAGACTCGCGATCGTGCACTGCGAGCGTGGATTCATGACCAGCACGCCCGCTATTTCAGCACCTACACCGATCGCGACTCGCTGCTCGAATCGTTCACTGCATCGGTGAGCAACACCGTCACCTCGATGAGCGCCGCGTTCACCATGCCAACCCAAATCATCGCGGGCGAGATTGACGACATCACGCCGCTCGAAGAGCAGTTGCGGCTCGCGAACTCGGTTGGGGCACGCGAGTTTCACGTCATCGCCAGAAGCGGTCACCTCGTGCACTACGAGGCGACGCAAGAAACCGCCGACCTCGTGTCGCGCTTCGTCGCGGGGGAGGCGGCATAA